From Ferviditalea candida, one genomic window encodes:
- a CDS encoding DUF2653 family protein, whose translation MILDEQEITNAICLHQAERRGIRPQEVSVELLWDEDLGFSASVEIGGREMYLVESNMLEAIERYLLNKYGHRVFRNQIRLELDEQIRAEIDDSAL comes from the coding sequence ATGATATTAGACGAACAGGAAATCACCAACGCGATTTGCCTTCATCAGGCTGAACGCAGGGGAATCCGCCCGCAGGAAGTGAGTGTTGAGCTGCTCTGGGACGAGGATCTCGGATTTTCCGCATCCGTAGAGATCGGCGGCCGGGAGATGTATCTCGTCGAGTCCAATATGCTCGAAGCGATTGAGAGATACCTGCTGAACAAATACGGGCATCGCGTGTTCCGCAACCAAATCCGGTTGGAGCTTGATGAACAAATACGGGCTGAGATCGATGACTCGGCTCTCTGA